The Populus nigra chromosome 14, ddPopNigr1.1, whole genome shotgun sequence genome has a segment encoding these proteins:
- the LOC133673105 gene encoding fructose-bisphosphate aldolase 1, chloroplastic-like: protein MASASLLKISPVLDRSEWVKGQTIRQPSVSLVRCHSVAPSALSVRAGSYADELVKTAKTVASPGRGILAMDESNATCGKRLASIGLENTEANRQAYRTLLVTVPGLGECISGAILFEETLYQSTTDGRKIVDVLVEQNIVPGIKVDKGLVPLAGSNDESWCQGLDGLASRSAAYYQQGARFAKWRTVVSIPNGPSALAVKEAAWGLARYAAISQDNGLVPIVEPEILLDGEHGIDRNFEVAQKVWAEVFFYLAENNVMFEGILLKPSMVTPGAECKDKATPEQVAEYTLKLLQRRVPPAVPGIMFLSGGQSEVEATLNLNAMNQAPNPWHVSFSYARALQNTCLKTWGGRPENVKAAQDALLVRAKANSIAQLGKYTGEGESDEAKKGMYVKNYSY, encoded by the exons ATGGCCTCCGCTTCTCTCCTCAAGATTTCCCCAGTTCTAGACAGGTCAGAATGGGTCAAGGGTCAGACCATTCGCCAACCTTCAGTCTCTTTGGTTAGATGCCACTCAGTTGCACCCTCTGCACTCTCAGTTCGTGCTGGCTCATATGCTGATGAGCTTGTCAAGACTGCG AAAACTGTTGCATCTCCTGGCCGTGGAATATTGGCCATGGATGAGTCTAATGCCACTTGCGGAAAGCGTCTAGCCTCAATCGGTCTTGAGAACACTGAGGCTAATCGCCAGGCATATAGGACACTGCTTGTTACTGTTCCTGGCCTTGGCGAGTGCATTTCAGGTGCTATTCTCTTTGAGGAGACTCTCTACCAATCAACCACTGATGGCAGGAAAATAGTTGATGTGCTTGTTGAGCAAAATATTGTTCCTGGTATCAAGGTTGACAAG GGTTTGGTTCCTTTAGCTGGCTCTAACGACGAGTCATGGTGCCAAGGTCTTGATGGCCTTGCCTCTCGATCTGCTGCTTACTACCAACAAGGTGCTCGTTTTGCCAAATG GCGCACTGTGGTGAGCATTCCCAATGGTCCATCCGCGCTTGCCGTGAAGGAAGCTGCCTGGGGGCTAGCTCGCTATGCTGCCATTTCTCAG GACAATGGGCTGGTCCCAATTGTGGAACCTGAGATTTTGCTTGATGGTGAACATGGGATTGACAGAAATTTCGAAGTGGCTCAGAAAGTTTGGGCTGAGGTGTTCTTCTACCTTGCCGAGAACAATGTCATGTTCGAAGGTATCCTCCTCAAACCCAGCATGGTCACTCCTGGTGCAGAGTGCAAGGACAAGGCCACACCAGAGCAGGTTGCTGAATACACTCTCAAGCTTCTCCAACGAAGAGTCCCACCAGCTGTTCCTGGAATCATG TTTTTGTCCGGTGGGCAATCTGAAGTGGAGGCTACCTTGAACTTGAATGCAATGAACCAAGCTCCCAACCCATGGCATGTATCATTCTCATATGCAAGAGCTCTTCAAAACACTTGCCTCAAGACATGGGGAGGCAGACCGGAGAATGTGAAGGCAGCTCAAGATGCTCTGCTTGTTAGAGCAAAGGCCAACTCTATTGCTCAGCTTGGCAAATACACAGGCGAAGGAGAGTCTGATGAAGCCAAGAAAGGAATGTATGTCAAAAACTATTCCTATTAA
- the LOC133673103 gene encoding probable serine protease EDA2 isoform X2, translated as MEMMKLALMSTFLFFLLFSTASHAYLAPRTLLYSFSKSSTNSNRSLTTKELWFNQTLDHYSPFDHHKFQQRYYEFLDYFRVPDGPIFLKICGESSCDGIANDYIGVLAKKFGAAVVSLEHRYYGKSSPFKSTTTENLRYLSSKQALFDLAVFRQYYQESLNLKLNRTGVENPWFVFGVSYSGALSAWFRLKFPHLTCGSLASSAVVLAVYNYTEFDQQIGESAGAECKAALQETTQLVEERLASNKKAVKTLFDAAELEIDGDFLYFLADAAATAFQYGNPDKLCPPLVQAKKDGEDLVEAYAKYVKEDYVGSFGVSVQTYDQRHLKDTTLNENSGDRLWWFQVCTEVAYFQVAPANDSIRSSQVDTRYHLDLCKKVFGEGIYPEVDKTNIYYGGTNIAGSKIVFTNGSQDPWRHASKQISSPDMPSFVMSCHNCGHGTDMRGCPQSPFNIEGNARNCGSPDAVEKVRHQIIEKMDLWLSECHASDV; from the exons atggAAATGATGAAACTGGCTTTGATGTCCACGTTTCTCTTTTTCCTGCTTTTCTCAACAGCATCTCATGCCTATCTCGCACCTCGTACGTTGCTTTACAGCTTCTCTAAAAGCAGCACCAACAGCAACCGCTCCTTGACCACTAAAGAACTCTGGTTTAATCAGACGCTTGATCACTACTCTCCATTT GATCACCATAAGTTTCAACAACGGTATTATGAGTTTCTTGACTACTTCAGAGTGCCTGATGGACccatctttttgaaaatttgtgggGAATCTTCATGCGATGGGATAGCCAATGACTATATCGGC GTTTTGGCGAAGAAGTTTGGAGCAGCTGTGGTCTCACTTGAGCATCGTTACTATGGAAAAAGTTCACCCTTCAAATCAACAACAACAGAGAATTTGAGATATCTTTCATCTAAACAGGCACTCTTTGACTTGGCTGTTTTTCGTCAGTATTATCAG GAATCCCTAAACCTGAAGCTCAATAGAACAGGCGTTGAAAATCCTTGGTTTGTTTTTGGTGTTTCATACTCTGGAGCTCTTAGTGCATGGTTTCGTCTTAAGTTTCCACATTTAACATGTGGGAGTCTTGCAAGTTCTGCTGTTGTTCTTGCTGTTTATAACTACACTGAATTTGATCAGCAG ATTGGTGAGTCTGCCGGGGCTGAATGTAAAGCTGCACTACAAGAAACTACTCAACTTGTAGAAGAAAGGCTTGCATCTAATAAAAAAGCAGTGAAGACCTTGTTTGATGCAGCTGAG CTTGAGATTGATGGTGACTTCCTGTATTTTCTGGCAGATGCAGCTGCTACAGCG TTTCAATATGGAAATCCAGATAAACTATGTCCCCCTCTTGTTCAAGCAAAGAAGGATGGAGAAGATCTGGTG GAGGCATATGCAAAATATGTTAAAGAAGATTACGTTGGAAGTTTTGGTGTCAGCGTTCAAACATATGATCAAAGGCATTTGAAAGACACTACTCTTAATGAGAATTCTGGTGATCGGTTGTGGTGGTTCCAAGTATGTACAGAAGTAGCATATTTTCAAGTGGCACCTGCAAATGATAGTATTCGCTCCTCACAAGTTGACACaag ATATCATTTAGATCTTTGTAAGAAGGTCTTTGGAGAAGGCATCTATCCTGAGGTTGacaaaactaatatatattatgggGGCACAAATATCGCAG GTTCAAAGATTGTTTTTACAAATGGGTCTCAAGATCCCTGGCGCCATGCATCAAAGCAGATTTCATCTCCAGATA TGCCCTCCTTTGTGATGTCTTGTCATAATTGTGGTCATGGAACTGATATGCGAGGATGTCCACAATCTCCCTTCAACATTGAAG GTAATGCTCGGAATTGTGGTTCCCCTGATGCAGTTGAAAAAGTAAGGCATCAGATCATAGAAAAGATGGACTTGTGGCTCTCTGAGTGCCATGCTAGCG ATGTTTAG
- the LOC133673103 gene encoding probable serine protease EDA2 isoform X1, whose translation MEMMKLALMSTFLFFLLFSTASHAYLAPRTLLYSFSKSSTNSNRSLTTKELWFNQTLDHYSPFDHHKFQQRYYEFLDYFRVPDGPIFLKICGESSCDGIANDYIGVLAKKFGAAVVSLEHRYYGKSSPFKSTTTENLRYLSSKQALFDLAVFRQYYQESLNLKLNRTGVENPWFVFGVSYSGALSAWFRLKFPHLTCGSLASSAVVLAVYNYTEFDQQIGESAGAECKAALQETTQLVEERLASNKKAVKTLFDAAELEIDGDFLYFLADAAATAFQYGNPDKLCPPLVQAKKDGEDLVEAYAKYVKEDYVGSFGVSVQTYDQRHLKDTTLNENSGDRLWWFQVCTEVAYFQVAPANDSIRSSQVDTRYHLDLCKKVFGEGIYPEVDKTNIYYGGTNIAGSKIVFTNGSQDPWRHASKQISSPDMPSFVMSCHNCGHGTDMRGCPQSPFNIEGNARNCGSPDAVEKVRHQIIEKMDLWLSECHASGRSSM comes from the exons atggAAATGATGAAACTGGCTTTGATGTCCACGTTTCTCTTTTTCCTGCTTTTCTCAACAGCATCTCATGCCTATCTCGCACCTCGTACGTTGCTTTACAGCTTCTCTAAAAGCAGCACCAACAGCAACCGCTCCTTGACCACTAAAGAACTCTGGTTTAATCAGACGCTTGATCACTACTCTCCATTT GATCACCATAAGTTTCAACAACGGTATTATGAGTTTCTTGACTACTTCAGAGTGCCTGATGGACccatctttttgaaaatttgtgggGAATCTTCATGCGATGGGATAGCCAATGACTATATCGGC GTTTTGGCGAAGAAGTTTGGAGCAGCTGTGGTCTCACTTGAGCATCGTTACTATGGAAAAAGTTCACCCTTCAAATCAACAACAACAGAGAATTTGAGATATCTTTCATCTAAACAGGCACTCTTTGACTTGGCTGTTTTTCGTCAGTATTATCAG GAATCCCTAAACCTGAAGCTCAATAGAACAGGCGTTGAAAATCCTTGGTTTGTTTTTGGTGTTTCATACTCTGGAGCTCTTAGTGCATGGTTTCGTCTTAAGTTTCCACATTTAACATGTGGGAGTCTTGCAAGTTCTGCTGTTGTTCTTGCTGTTTATAACTACACTGAATTTGATCAGCAG ATTGGTGAGTCTGCCGGGGCTGAATGTAAAGCTGCACTACAAGAAACTACTCAACTTGTAGAAGAAAGGCTTGCATCTAATAAAAAAGCAGTGAAGACCTTGTTTGATGCAGCTGAG CTTGAGATTGATGGTGACTTCCTGTATTTTCTGGCAGATGCAGCTGCTACAGCG TTTCAATATGGAAATCCAGATAAACTATGTCCCCCTCTTGTTCAAGCAAAGAAGGATGGAGAAGATCTGGTG GAGGCATATGCAAAATATGTTAAAGAAGATTACGTTGGAAGTTTTGGTGTCAGCGTTCAAACATATGATCAAAGGCATTTGAAAGACACTACTCTTAATGAGAATTCTGGTGATCGGTTGTGGTGGTTCCAAGTATGTACAGAAGTAGCATATTTTCAAGTGGCACCTGCAAATGATAGTATTCGCTCCTCACAAGTTGACACaag ATATCATTTAGATCTTTGTAAGAAGGTCTTTGGAGAAGGCATCTATCCTGAGGTTGacaaaactaatatatattatgggGGCACAAATATCGCAG GTTCAAAGATTGTTTTTACAAATGGGTCTCAAGATCCCTGGCGCCATGCATCAAAGCAGATTTCATCTCCAGATA TGCCCTCCTTTGTGATGTCTTGTCATAATTGTGGTCATGGAACTGATATGCGAGGATGTCCACAATCTCCCTTCAACATTGAAG GTAATGCTCGGAATTGTGGTTCCCCTGATGCAGTTGAAAAAGTAAGGCATCAGATCATAGAAAAGATGGACTTGTGGCTCTCTGAGTGCCATGCTAGCGGTAGGAGTTCCATGTGA
- the LOC133673104 gene encoding probable serine protease EDA2, translating into MTTMKLVFISLLLLSTAPYASLAIRTQLHSLSESSNSKNYLTTQELWFNQTLDHFSPFDHHKFPQRYYEFLDYFRISDGPIFLEICGESSCNGIVNDYISVLAKKFGAAVVSLEHRYYGRSLPFKSTTTENLRFLSSKQALFDLAVFRQYYQESLNLKLNRTSVENPWFVFGGSYAGALSAWFRLKFPHLTCGSLASSAVVLAIHNFTEFDQQIGESAGAECKATLQETTQLVEERLASNKQAVKALFDAAELEIDGDFLYFLADAAVIAFQYGNPDIVCSTLVKAKNNGDDLVEAYAKYVKEYYLGTFGSSVQTYNQKYLKDTSLNKHTGDRLWWFQVCTEVAYFQVAPSNDSIRSSKVDTRYHLDLCKNVFGEGIYPEVDVTNIYYGGTNISGSKIVFANGSQDPWRHASKQTSSPDMPSFLISCHNCGHCTDIRGCPQTPLSLEGNAQNCSSPEAVEKVRHQITEKMDLWLSECRAGSWSSM; encoded by the exons ATGACGACGATGAAGCTAGTGTTTATTTCTTTGCTGCTCTTGTCAACAGCACCTTATGCCTCTCTCGCTATTAGAACGCAGCTTCACAGCTTGTCTGAAAGCAGCAACAGCAAGAATTACTTGACCACTCAAGAACTCTGGTTCAATCAGACCCTCGATCACTTTTCTCCATTC GACCATCATAAGTTTCCGCAAAGATACTACGAGTTTCTTGACTACTTCAGGATTTCTGATGGTCCCATATTTTTGGAAATTTGTGGGGAGTCTTCTTGTAACGGGATAGTCAATGACTACATCAGT GTTTTGGCAAAGAAGTTTGGAGCAGCTGTGGTTTCACTTGAGCATCGTTACTATGGGAGAAGTTTGCCTTTTAAATCAACAACAACAGAGAATTTGAGATTTCTTTCGTCTAAACAGGCGCTATTCGACTTGGCTGTTTTCCGTCAGTATTATCAG GAATCATTAAACCTGAAGCTCAATAGAACAAGTGTTGAAAATCCTTGGTTTGTTTTTGGTGGTTCATATGCTGGAGCACTCAGTGCATGGTTTCGTCTTAAATTTCCACATTTAACATGCGGGAGTCTTGCAAGTTCTGCAGTTGTTCTTGCTATTCACAACTTCACTGAATTTGATCAGCAG ATTGGTGAGTCAGCCGGTGCTGAATGTAAAGCTACACTGCAAGAAACTACTCAACTTGTTGAAGAAAGGCTTGCGTCAAATAAACAAGCAGTGAAGGCATTGTTTGATGCAGCTGAG CTGGAGATTGATGGTGACTTCCTGTATTTTCTGGCAGATGCAGCTGTTATAGCA TTTCAATACGGGAATCCGGATATAGTATGCTCCACTCTTGTTAAAGCAAAGAACAATGGAGATGATTTGGTG GAGGCATATGCAAAATATGTTAAAGAGTATTATCTTGGAACTTTTGGCTCCAGTGTTCAGACATATAATCAGAAGTATTTGAAAGACACTTCTCTTAACAAACATACTGGTGATCGATTGTGGTGGTTCCAAGTTTGCACTGAAGTAGCATATTTTCAAGTGGCACCCTCAAATGATAGTATTCGCTCTTCAAAAGTCGACACAAG ATACCATTTGGACCTTTGCAAGAATGTCTTTGGAGAGGGTATCTATCCTGAAGTTGATGTAACGAATATATATTATGGAGGCACCAATATTTCAG GttcaaaaattgtttttgcaaaTGGGTCTCAAGATCCCTGGCGCCATGCGTCGAAACAGACCTCGTCCCCGGATA TGCCTTCCTTTTTAATCTCTTGTCACAACTGTGGTCATTGTACTGATATAAGAGGATGTCCACAGACTCCTTTGAGCCTTGAAG GTAATGCTCAGAACTGCAGCTCCCCTGAAGCAGTTGAAAAGGTTAGGCATCAGATCACAGAAAAGATGGACCTGTGGCTCTCTGAGTGTCGTGCTGGTAGTTGGAGCTCCATGTGA
- the LOC133672699 gene encoding B-box zinc finger protein 18-like yields the protein MRTLCDACESAAAIVFCAADEAALCLACDEKVHMCNKLASRHVRVGLANPSDVPRCDICENAPAFFYCETDGSSLCLQCDMTVHVGGKRTHGRYLLLRQRVEFPGDKPQPDDLHSQPMHSGETRKGQNQPPKATAEEKRQNRQVSPAPMSLSNSDGHDKVDKKMIDLNMKPQRTDHEQASTNQEL from the exons ATGCGTACCCTTTGCGACGCCTGTGAGAGTGCTGCTGCTATTGTCTTCTGTGCTGCTGATGAGGCTGCACTTTGCCTTGCCTGCGATGAGAAG GTCCATATGTGCAACAAACTTGCTAGCAGGCATGTGCGAGTGGGTCTGGCAAATCCCAGTGACGTTCCTCGCTGTGACATATGTGAAAATGCCCCTG CTTTCTTTTATTGTGAGACAGATGGAAGTTCCCTTTGTTTGCAATGTGATATGACTGTTCATGTTGGAGGTAAAAGGACACATGGGAGATATCTTTTGTTGAGACAAAGAGTTGAG TTTCCAGGGGATAAACCTCAGCCTGATGACCTGCATTCGCAGCCTATGCATTCAGGGGAGACAAGGAAAGGACAGAATCAGCCACCAAAGGCAACAGCAGAAGAGAAGCGACAGAATCGCCAGGTTTCTCCAGCTCCAATGTCACTCTCTAATTCTGATGGACATGACAAAGTGGATAAAAAGATGATTGATTTGAATATGAAGCCTCAACGAACTGATCACGAACAAGCTTCTACTAATCAG GAACTGTGA
- the LOC133672789 gene encoding glyoxylase I 4-like, translating into MTIEIEEASSHEALPLLSLNHVSLLCRSVWASARFYEHVLGFVHIKRPSSFNFNGAWLYNYGIGIHLIENPSIDEFDTIVEPRPINPKDNHMSFQCTDVGLVKRKLQEMGMRYVTAVVEEDGIKVDQVFFHDPDGYMVEICNCDNIPILPLSSCPFKPRTGSFKKATPSNCGFMENVMMESLSMDMMNISF; encoded by the exons ATGACAATTGAGATTGAGGAAGCAAGCAGCCATGAGGCACTTCCCCTCCTCTCACTGAATCATGTATCATTGTTGTGCAGATCAGTGTGGGCTTCAGCAAGGTTTTATGAGCATGTTTTGGGCTTTGTTCACATCAAACGCCcctcttctttcaatttcaacGGAGCTTG GTTGTACAATTATGGCATTGGCATACATTTGATTGAGAACCCATCAATTGATGAGTTTGACACCATCGTCGAACCGCGTCCGATTAATCCCAAGGATAATCATATGTCCTTCCAA TGTACTGATGTTGGCCTTGTTAAGAGGAAGCTGCAAGAAATGGGAATGAGGTATGTGACAGCAGTGGTGGAAGAAGATGGGATCAAGGTGGATCAGGTGTTCTTTCATGACCCAGATGGGTACATGGTTGAAATCTGCAACTGTGACAACATCCCAATCCTTCCTCTGTCATCCTGCCCATTCAAGCCAAGAACGGGAAGTTTCAAGAAAGCAACACCAAGTAACTGTGGATTCATGGAGAATGTGATGATGGAGAGCTTGAGCATGGATATGATGAACATCTCATTTTGA